A section of the Triplophysa dalaica isolate WHDGS20190420 chromosome 8, ASM1584641v1, whole genome shotgun sequence genome encodes:
- the rnf17 gene encoding RING finger protein 17 isoform X1 gives MSESAVVCNICGSVYTLPEDEVYGNLPRALLCSHIFCTTCLRALESPQNVITCTECEIETSLGEDGVDGLEVDSRIVGLIYTARMNTKKGPSGGRSKSRMAKSPASTAAVDTEEIAELKRDRFKVLDEALMKATENLNKLDSLYQTLVNGIPAQLRKERSRIIREIDVAVDKAKSILLKRRSVLMSKLSAVDLLFSAGQKECKRIEERVKELRTAIQKARHVRQVPSLGTYCNLDEILETLHLPVDVESYDMSSLSLHSGLRCSLQVDSLTECFKNFLKIINDDDDVILEEVTVEPFQYQVKSEESGKRVEVWDNLSLGATGSDNAKLKKKSPQKEFPERKAESRKLLADVIDHTDACAEMVETGQPRHRERHWMHRKQRRLQVDKSSTSHPKLVHYVMVSHIENPGNFHVRYMMEHKSAHRLTQKINTFCTEESSLFTFSDEIKTDSLLFVWWKMDTWCRGKVTELFQKGCIQNVPKCLASEVSRVCFFFLDHGFSKGLTIPSDKGLCKLNECVRKPDGVALAEMNAWIPMAIKCSLKDIIPSDLVRGWSTEASDEMRSLLGSKAVEMHVFGDEGGTLLVDLKKAPMVSIREHLVFMELARFYCPMAAPGSSKPLLFYPPVHPKKDVEVNAVLSHVNTPSDFYVQLVENMEYLLLHSKLQDCYGPLAADDEFQIYCPSLSQACVARYDQEWYRAQVTGFPGGRMVDVRYVDFGYKKTLSVKDLRQIKDEFFALPEMGVRCTLADVSSLEDVWSDEACKELKGLVENKLVTVVAKKLVPVTSPVPVCLFEISDDGTGASIGELLVRKGLAVSSKQALDIDLPSLETTVWDPPFEEELHVELTSPSPDSEELKPTLTLPTCLNDIRVRVTHVTSPGNICVQLLQFDCHLNRIHDILKNLYSKSEPQEMEWEGEMFCAANNTGVWERGQVCSVSSSSVAEVLRCDFGNIVNLSVNNLRPLRPDLIGSYLLECNLSGIRPAGGRSTWTATACETISQFLTGATAIMTVKDPTVMPVLIFLFCSNRAGQNISIADFLISEGLALKERKDASLSQNAFSEECVLNGENTESKRTETPPQTPPTPSPRFNPPPERVKTHAYSPPDMPPRGHALMSISAISDQGVIYAMTHEAVCEFDRLRERLQQHIKTLPRQKNYNWKGVLGCAVMGTDMYWYRGHVMEVIGGHVKVRYVDQGLVESIPVCHVYPVVLCEDVAQLCIPCQINGVISIGKGWQLDAVMFMKELLLGRSVNVHIMEHPEDPCGCVTVEITVDGMVLSKILVHHQYATYDPRLQKPRGVCGQASHP, from the exons ATGTCGGAATCGGCAGTTGTTTGTAATATTTGCGGCTCGGTGTACACATTGCCcg AAGATGAAGTTTATGGGAATCTTCCGCGCGCGCTGTTGTGCAGTCATATCTTCTGCACCACATGTCTGCGCGCGCTTGAGTCTCCGCAGAACGTCATCACGTGTACGGAATGTGAG ATAGAAACCAGTCTTGGTGAGGATGGTGTTGATGGTTTAGAGGTGGACAGCAGAATCGTTGGCCTCATCTATACTGCAcggatgaacacaaaaaaagg GCCTTCAGGAGGGAGATCGAAATCTCGAATGGCAAAGAGCCCAGCCTCAACTGCAGCTGTCGACACAGAGGAGATTGCTGAACTG aaaCGAGACCGATTTAAGGTTTTGGATGAAGCGCTTATGAAGGCCACGgaaaacctgaataaacttgattCACTTTACCAG ACTCTGGTGAATGGTATTCCAGCTCAGCTGAGGAAAGAGAGATCCAGAATTATCAGAGAAATTGATGTTGCCGTAGATAAAGCAAAAAGCATTCTGCTTAAAAG acGGAGTGTATTGATGTCCAAATTGAGTGCTGTGGATCTTCTCTTCTCGGCTGGCCAGAAGGAATGTAAAAGAATagaagagagagtgaaagagctACGGACTGCCATTCAAAAAGCTCGACATGTCCGTCAGGTTCCTTCTCTTGGGACTTACTGCAATCTAGATGAG attttggaGACTTTACACCTTCCAGTGGATGTTGAGTCATATGACATGAGTTCTCTGTCCTTGCATTCAGGACTCAG GTGCAGTCTTCAGGTGGACAGTCTGActgaatgctttaaaaactttcttAAAATCATCAATGACGATGATGATGT TATCTTGGAAGAAGTTACAGTTGAGCCTTTCCAATACCAAGTGAAGAGTGAGGAATCTGGGAAAAGAGTTGAGGTCTGGGACAACTTAAGTCTGGGTGCTACGGGAAGTGACAACGCCAAGCTTAAAAAGAAAAGCCCTCAAAAAGAATTTCCAGAAAGAAAAGCAGAAAGCCGTAAACTCCTTGCGGACGTTATTGATCATACGGATGCTTGCGCAGAGATGGTGGAAACAG GACAACCCaggcacagagagagacactggATGCACAGAAAACAGCGAAGGCTCCAGGTTGACAAGTCTTCAACGTCACATCCTAAAT TGGTGCATTACGTTATGGTGAGCCACATCGAGAACCCTGGCAATTTCCACGTACGATATATGATGGAACACAAGTCAGCACATAGACTGACACAAAAGATCAACACATTCTGCACAGAAGAGAGTAGCCTCTTCACATTTAGTGATGAAATCAAGACAG ACTCTCTGCTCTTTGTCTGGTGGAAGATGGATACGTGGTGTAGAGGAAAAGTGACCGAGCTCTTTCAGAAGGGGTGTATCCAGAATGTTCCTAAATGCCTCGCTTCCGAAGTCTCCCGggtgtgttttttcttcttgGACCATGGCTTCTCCAAGGGATTGACAATCCCAAG TGATAAAGGTTTATGCAAGTTGAACGAATGTGTTCGGAAACCTGATGGAGTTGCTCTGGCTGAAATGAATGCCTGGATTCCTATGGCCATCAAATGTTCCCTTAAAGATATTATTCCTTCAGACCTG GTGAGAGGGTGGAGTACAGAAGCAAGTGATGAAATGAGGTCTCTGCTGGGCTCCAAGGCCGTTGAGATGCATGTGTTCGGAGATGAAGGCGGCACGCTCTTGGTGGATCTGAAAAAGGCACCAATGGTGTCTATTCGAGAACACTTGGTTTTCATGGAACTGGCCAG aTTCTACTGTCCTATGGCAGCTCCTGGATCCAGCAAGCCCTTGCTGTTTTATCCtccagttcaccccaaaaaagaTGTTGAGGTCAATGCGGTGCTTTCTCATGTCAACACACCTTCAGACTTCTATGTGCAATTA GTTGAAAATATGGAGTACTTGCTGTTGCACTCGAAACTTCAGGACTGTTATGGCCCACTTGCAGCGGACGACGAGTTCCAGATCTACTGCCCCTCTCTGTCACAGGCTTGTGTTGCTCGCTATGACCAAGAGTGGTACAGGGCCCAGGTCACag gttTCCCTGGTGGTCGAATGGTTGACGTGCGGTATGTGGACTTTGGCTATAAAAAAACTCTGTCTGTGAAAGATTTGAGACAGATAAAGGATGAGTTCTTTGCTCTGCCAGAAATG GGGGTTCGGTGCACTTTGGCTGATGTGTCCAGTTTGGAGGATGTGTGGAGCGATGAAGCATGTAAAGAGCTAAAGGGACTTGTAGAGAATAAACTTGTCACTGTTGTGGCAAAAA AGCTTGTGCCCGTCACTAGCCCTGTACCTGTGTGTCTGTTTGAGATCAGTGATGATGGTACCGGTGCTAGTATCGGAGAGCTGTTGGTCAGAAAGGGTCTTGCGGTTTCCAGTAAACA GGCTCTGGATATTGACCTCCCATCACTGGAGACAACTGTGTGGGATCCTCCGTTTGAAGAGGAACTGCATGTTGAGCTGACTTCCCCGTCTCCTGATTCTGAAGAGCTCAAGCCCACCCTGACCCTGCCCACTTGTCTCAACGACATCAGGGTTCGAGTGACACATGTCACCTCTCCTGGAAACATCTGTGTGCAGCTGCTGCAGTTTGACTGTCACCTAAACAG AATCCATGACATCCTGAAGAATCTGTACAGTAAGTCAGAGCCACAGGAGATGGAATGGGAAGGGGAGATGTTCTGCGCCGCTAATAACACAGGAGTGTGGGAAAGAGGACAGGTTTGCAGTGTGTCCTCCAGCAGTGTTGCAGAG gtttTGCGTTGTGACTTTGGCAATATTGTGAATCTCTCTGTGAACAATCTCCGACCCCTTCGTCCTGATCTGATTGGCTCTTACTTACTGGAGTGTAATCTCAGTGGTATAAG GCCAGCTGGTGGTCGCTCCACATGGACAGCCACGGCATGTGAGACAATCTCTCAGTTCTTGACCGGGGCAACGGCTATAATGACCGTAAAG GATCCAACCGTCATGCCGGTGTTAatatttctgttctgttcaAACCGGGCTGGTCAGAACATCAGTATCGCAGATTTCCTTATCAGTGAAGGTCTTGCACTCAAGGAGAGAAA GGATGCTTCCCTATCCCAGAATGCTTTTTCAGAGGAATGTGTGCTGAATGGGGAGAACACGGAGTCAAAGCGAACTGAGACTCCACCCCAGACTCCACCCACACCTTCCCCCCGCTTCAATCCTCCACCAGAGAGAGTAAAAACACATGCCTACTCCCCTCCAGATATGCCTCCCCGGGGACACGCACTCATGAGCATCTCAGCCATCTCTGACCAAGGTGTCATTTATGCTATGACGCATGAAGCAG TTTGCGAGTTTGATCGCTTACGTGAACGTCTTCAGCAGCACATTAAAACTCTGCCCAGGCAGAAGAACTACAACTGGAAAGGTGTTTTAGGGTGTGCTGTCATGGGTACAGACATGTACTGGTACAGGGGTCATGTGATGGAGGTTATTGGAGGACACGTTAAG GTACGATATGTGGATCAGGGTCTTGTGGAAAGTATTCCTGTTTGCCACGTGTATCCAGTGGTTCTCTGTGAGGATGTGGCACAGCTCTGTATACCCTGTCAGATAAATGGAGTCATTTCG ATTGGAAAGGGATGGCAGTTGGACGCTGTGATGTTCATGAAGGAATTGCTGCTTGGACGTTCAGTCAACGTTCACATAATG GAACACCCTGAGGATCCATGTGGCTGTGTTACCGTCGAGATAACCGTGGATGGCATGGTCCTCAGCAAAATATTGGTGCACCACCAGTATGCCACCTATGATCCCCGACTTCAAAAGCCAAGAG GAGTATGTGGTCAAGCCTCCCATCCCTGA
- the rnf17 gene encoding RING finger protein 17 isoform X2 — translation MNTKKGPSGGRSKSRMAKSPASTAAVDTEEIAELKRDRFKVLDEALMKATENLNKLDSLYQTLVNGIPAQLRKERSRIIREIDVAVDKAKSILLKRRSVLMSKLSAVDLLFSAGQKECKRIEERVKELRTAIQKARHVRQVPSLGTYCNLDEILETLHLPVDVESYDMSSLSLHSGLRCSLQVDSLTECFKNFLKIINDDDDVILEEVTVEPFQYQVKSEESGKRVEVWDNLSLGATGSDNAKLKKKSPQKEFPERKAESRKLLADVIDHTDACAEMVETGQPRHRERHWMHRKQRRLQVDKSSTSHPKLVHYVMVSHIENPGNFHVRYMMEHKSAHRLTQKINTFCTEESSLFTFSDEIKTDSLLFVWWKMDTWCRGKVTELFQKGCIQNVPKCLASEVSRVCFFFLDHGFSKGLTIPSDKGLCKLNECVRKPDGVALAEMNAWIPMAIKCSLKDIIPSDLVRGWSTEASDEMRSLLGSKAVEMHVFGDEGGTLLVDLKKAPMVSIREHLVFMELARFYCPMAAPGSSKPLLFYPPVHPKKDVEVNAVLSHVNTPSDFYVQLVENMEYLLLHSKLQDCYGPLAADDEFQIYCPSLSQACVARYDQEWYRAQVTGFPGGRMVDVRYVDFGYKKTLSVKDLRQIKDEFFALPEMGVRCTLADVSSLEDVWSDEACKELKGLVENKLVTVVAKKLVPVTSPVPVCLFEISDDGTGASIGELLVRKGLAVSSKQALDIDLPSLETTVWDPPFEEELHVELTSPSPDSEELKPTLTLPTCLNDIRVRVTHVTSPGNICVQLLQFDCHLNRIHDILKNLYSKSEPQEMEWEGEMFCAANNTGVWERGQVCSVSSSSVAEVLRCDFGNIVNLSVNNLRPLRPDLIGSYLLECNLSGIRPAGGRSTWTATACETISQFLTGATAIMTVKDPTVMPVLIFLFCSNRAGQNISIADFLISEGLALKERKDASLSQNAFSEECVLNGENTESKRTETPPQTPPTPSPRFNPPPERVKTHAYSPPDMPPRGHALMSISAISDQGVIYAMTHEAVCEFDRLRERLQQHIKTLPRQKNYNWKGVLGCAVMGTDMYWYRGHVMEVIGGHVKVRYVDQGLVESIPVCHVYPVVLCEDVAQLCIPCQINGVISIGKGWQLDAVMFMKELLLGRSVNVHIMEHPEDPCGCVTVEITVDGMVLSKILVHHQYATYDPRLQKPRGVCGQASHP, via the exons atgaacacaaaaaaagg GCCTTCAGGAGGGAGATCGAAATCTCGAATGGCAAAGAGCCCAGCCTCAACTGCAGCTGTCGACACAGAGGAGATTGCTGAACTG aaaCGAGACCGATTTAAGGTTTTGGATGAAGCGCTTATGAAGGCCACGgaaaacctgaataaacttgattCACTTTACCAG ACTCTGGTGAATGGTATTCCAGCTCAGCTGAGGAAAGAGAGATCCAGAATTATCAGAGAAATTGATGTTGCCGTAGATAAAGCAAAAAGCATTCTGCTTAAAAG acGGAGTGTATTGATGTCCAAATTGAGTGCTGTGGATCTTCTCTTCTCGGCTGGCCAGAAGGAATGTAAAAGAATagaagagagagtgaaagagctACGGACTGCCATTCAAAAAGCTCGACATGTCCGTCAGGTTCCTTCTCTTGGGACTTACTGCAATCTAGATGAG attttggaGACTTTACACCTTCCAGTGGATGTTGAGTCATATGACATGAGTTCTCTGTCCTTGCATTCAGGACTCAG GTGCAGTCTTCAGGTGGACAGTCTGActgaatgctttaaaaactttcttAAAATCATCAATGACGATGATGATGT TATCTTGGAAGAAGTTACAGTTGAGCCTTTCCAATACCAAGTGAAGAGTGAGGAATCTGGGAAAAGAGTTGAGGTCTGGGACAACTTAAGTCTGGGTGCTACGGGAAGTGACAACGCCAAGCTTAAAAAGAAAAGCCCTCAAAAAGAATTTCCAGAAAGAAAAGCAGAAAGCCGTAAACTCCTTGCGGACGTTATTGATCATACGGATGCTTGCGCAGAGATGGTGGAAACAG GACAACCCaggcacagagagagacactggATGCACAGAAAACAGCGAAGGCTCCAGGTTGACAAGTCTTCAACGTCACATCCTAAAT TGGTGCATTACGTTATGGTGAGCCACATCGAGAACCCTGGCAATTTCCACGTACGATATATGATGGAACACAAGTCAGCACATAGACTGACACAAAAGATCAACACATTCTGCACAGAAGAGAGTAGCCTCTTCACATTTAGTGATGAAATCAAGACAG ACTCTCTGCTCTTTGTCTGGTGGAAGATGGATACGTGGTGTAGAGGAAAAGTGACCGAGCTCTTTCAGAAGGGGTGTATCCAGAATGTTCCTAAATGCCTCGCTTCCGAAGTCTCCCGggtgtgttttttcttcttgGACCATGGCTTCTCCAAGGGATTGACAATCCCAAG TGATAAAGGTTTATGCAAGTTGAACGAATGTGTTCGGAAACCTGATGGAGTTGCTCTGGCTGAAATGAATGCCTGGATTCCTATGGCCATCAAATGTTCCCTTAAAGATATTATTCCTTCAGACCTG GTGAGAGGGTGGAGTACAGAAGCAAGTGATGAAATGAGGTCTCTGCTGGGCTCCAAGGCCGTTGAGATGCATGTGTTCGGAGATGAAGGCGGCACGCTCTTGGTGGATCTGAAAAAGGCACCAATGGTGTCTATTCGAGAACACTTGGTTTTCATGGAACTGGCCAG aTTCTACTGTCCTATGGCAGCTCCTGGATCCAGCAAGCCCTTGCTGTTTTATCCtccagttcaccccaaaaaagaTGTTGAGGTCAATGCGGTGCTTTCTCATGTCAACACACCTTCAGACTTCTATGTGCAATTA GTTGAAAATATGGAGTACTTGCTGTTGCACTCGAAACTTCAGGACTGTTATGGCCCACTTGCAGCGGACGACGAGTTCCAGATCTACTGCCCCTCTCTGTCACAGGCTTGTGTTGCTCGCTATGACCAAGAGTGGTACAGGGCCCAGGTCACag gttTCCCTGGTGGTCGAATGGTTGACGTGCGGTATGTGGACTTTGGCTATAAAAAAACTCTGTCTGTGAAAGATTTGAGACAGATAAAGGATGAGTTCTTTGCTCTGCCAGAAATG GGGGTTCGGTGCACTTTGGCTGATGTGTCCAGTTTGGAGGATGTGTGGAGCGATGAAGCATGTAAAGAGCTAAAGGGACTTGTAGAGAATAAACTTGTCACTGTTGTGGCAAAAA AGCTTGTGCCCGTCACTAGCCCTGTACCTGTGTGTCTGTTTGAGATCAGTGATGATGGTACCGGTGCTAGTATCGGAGAGCTGTTGGTCAGAAAGGGTCTTGCGGTTTCCAGTAAACA GGCTCTGGATATTGACCTCCCATCACTGGAGACAACTGTGTGGGATCCTCCGTTTGAAGAGGAACTGCATGTTGAGCTGACTTCCCCGTCTCCTGATTCTGAAGAGCTCAAGCCCACCCTGACCCTGCCCACTTGTCTCAACGACATCAGGGTTCGAGTGACACATGTCACCTCTCCTGGAAACATCTGTGTGCAGCTGCTGCAGTTTGACTGTCACCTAAACAG AATCCATGACATCCTGAAGAATCTGTACAGTAAGTCAGAGCCACAGGAGATGGAATGGGAAGGGGAGATGTTCTGCGCCGCTAATAACACAGGAGTGTGGGAAAGAGGACAGGTTTGCAGTGTGTCCTCCAGCAGTGTTGCAGAG gtttTGCGTTGTGACTTTGGCAATATTGTGAATCTCTCTGTGAACAATCTCCGACCCCTTCGTCCTGATCTGATTGGCTCTTACTTACTGGAGTGTAATCTCAGTGGTATAAG GCCAGCTGGTGGTCGCTCCACATGGACAGCCACGGCATGTGAGACAATCTCTCAGTTCTTGACCGGGGCAACGGCTATAATGACCGTAAAG GATCCAACCGTCATGCCGGTGTTAatatttctgttctgttcaAACCGGGCTGGTCAGAACATCAGTATCGCAGATTTCCTTATCAGTGAAGGTCTTGCACTCAAGGAGAGAAA GGATGCTTCCCTATCCCAGAATGCTTTTTCAGAGGAATGTGTGCTGAATGGGGAGAACACGGAGTCAAAGCGAACTGAGACTCCACCCCAGACTCCACCCACACCTTCCCCCCGCTTCAATCCTCCACCAGAGAGAGTAAAAACACATGCCTACTCCCCTCCAGATATGCCTCCCCGGGGACACGCACTCATGAGCATCTCAGCCATCTCTGACCAAGGTGTCATTTATGCTATGACGCATGAAGCAG TTTGCGAGTTTGATCGCTTACGTGAACGTCTTCAGCAGCACATTAAAACTCTGCCCAGGCAGAAGAACTACAACTGGAAAGGTGTTTTAGGGTGTGCTGTCATGGGTACAGACATGTACTGGTACAGGGGTCATGTGATGGAGGTTATTGGAGGACACGTTAAG GTACGATATGTGGATCAGGGTCTTGTGGAAAGTATTCCTGTTTGCCACGTGTATCCAGTGGTTCTCTGTGAGGATGTGGCACAGCTCTGTATACCCTGTCAGATAAATGGAGTCATTTCG ATTGGAAAGGGATGGCAGTTGGACGCTGTGATGTTCATGAAGGAATTGCTGCTTGGACGTTCAGTCAACGTTCACATAATG GAACACCCTGAGGATCCATGTGGCTGTGTTACCGTCGAGATAACCGTGGATGGCATGGTCCTCAGCAAAATATTGGTGCACCACCAGTATGCCACCTATGATCCCCGACTTCAAAAGCCAAGAG GAGTATGTGGTCAAGCCTCCCATCCCTGA
- the cenpj gene encoding centromere protein J, with amino-acid sequence MSSPAGLQQGQFHFLSRWMPDSSRAGVILHGSPGEMSSGSVRSSGSSVKPDPDDSFISHFAPLPVSQSSSCTSVDTCSPAERASQKFDASLSCDLQNIQDMIRNTRDLPLIAKLEQLKQMQHHMQEQLKAHQQEQQVRKQQEQRLVGTEQTTAESFMWNQEQSLVELDTEGDDNDHEDSLQSMSEDQTVFRNECDPEPQDRPIRSGFVGRTFEEMLEEQLKMEDQRHVKKNAPAETVELRRPFLKRGEGLARFTKGKAPPLSHRTNQPKPLCPNPKVSHDPVPRSNKNIVIKKPEGLKSTHPVIQRKTAVLNKENLLHNKTTAGATKTTVRPHVLGAHQGQNVSSISTHVQRDRKSDPFSKQKTNVVTETDANIGTVGEGNVCIAENSFDVWFAERRENWEQDHQRERVELGEFELLERAADEISFSSNSSFISTLLQRDRRRLSSTPIKSSNQSTSGVRDARVPGVGHTAPVPPSNNVITRDGEKELMREFSEVEADAKDKELQAFPVTSNPPISHCFQVPTLPYDKRTYQDRDGASSPEVDDRSSCNNKDSTLIDSRGQLEFDDDDTWNEPEDESSSPVQESPSERTLKRKVAFSKGTKAVSVSPDVENENKAPPTCPLVSKMFPALKPNASPPVMVQAPQNINTEGAAQSSLLRERLVELETEIERFKRENAALTKLKQENQEERENLRKERAQFEKKRTEEIAKWEEFKREENKKLLRERKLFEKHAATVRARPDKQERDEIQALKQQVNVLQEDLRKREARWSNTQNRLRQQVDALSSENTSLRDQVRMLEKLRLSAWKNGENEREKEKGRSGVSHGKSGAGSKCTDLKSPSQGSKSNTSRKGSPETQSPPTSSASCFKPTKENISFKNDHNPAGGSDGMVTTERNNDALLIDSIPNPAAGTTGHTEQKQEEITHSDSKIEKVLPDGSRLIVFPNGTRKELSADGQTVKVMFFNGDVKHSMPDQRVIYYYAEAQTTHITYPNGMEVLQFPNSQTEKHFPDGRKEITFPDQTVKNLYPDGREESVLTDGTIIQLNLDGSKVIQFNTGQQEIHTADFKRREYPDGTIKTIYSDGRQETQYPTGRVRLKDALGHIIMDTKA; translated from the exons ATGTCATCTCCAGCTGGTCTCCAGCAAGGCCAGTTTCACTTCCTCTCTCGGTGGATGCCGGATAGCTCCCGGGCTGGGGTTATATTACATGGGTCGCCGGGAGAAATGTCATCTGGGTCCGTCCGGAGCAGCGGGAGTTCGGTAAAGCCGGATCCAGACGACTCATTCATCTCCCATTTCGCCCCGCTGCCCGTCTCCCAGAGCAGCAGCTGCACCAGTGTGGACACGTGCAGTCCTGCTGAACGTGCATCCCAGAAGTTTGATGCATCTTTGAGCTGTGACTTGCAAAATATTCAAGACATGATAAGAAACACACGAGATCTACCTTTAATAGCAAAGCTTGAACAG TTGAAGCAAATGCAACATCACATGCAGGAGCAGCTCAAAGCCCACCAACAGGAACAGCAGGTTAGAAAACAACAAGAGCAAAGACTTGTGGGAACAGAACAGACTACTGCAG AGAGCTTTATGTGGAACCAGGAACAAAGTCTGGTAGAACTGGACACTGAAGGTGATGACAATGATCATGAAGACTCACTTCAGTCCATGTCTGAGGATCAAACGGTGTTCAGAAATGAGTGTGATCCAGAGCCACAGGACAG ACCTATCAGATCAGGTTTTGTTGGGAGGACATTTGAGGAGATGCTGGAGGAGCAGCTTAAAATGGAGGACCAGAGACATGTAAAAAAG AATGCTCCAGCTGAAACTGTAGAATTAAGGAGACCTTTTCTAAAACGAGGAGAGGGTTTGGCCCGGTTTACCAAAGGAAAAGCTCCTCCCCTCTCACATAGAACAAATCAACCCAAGCCCTTATGCCCAAATCCCAAAGTGTCCCACGATCCAGTCCCGAGGTccaacaaaaacattgttattaAAAAACCCGAAGGCTTAAAATCCACACATCCTGTGATCCAACGCAAGACTGCCGTGCTCAACAAAGAAAACCTTCTTCATAACAAGACCACAGCAGGGGCCACCAAAACAACCGTTCGCCCGCACGTCCTTGGTGCACATCAGGGTCAAAATGTGAGCTCCATCTCAACTCATGTCCAAAGAGACAGAAAATCCGATCCTTTCTCTAAACAAAAAACCAACGTTGTCACTGAAACAGATGCTAACATAGGCACGGTCGGGGAAGGTAACGTTTGCATTGCGGAAAACTCCTTTGACGTGTGGTTTGCAGAACGTCGGGAAAATTGGGAGCAGGATCACCAACGTGAACGCGTCGAACTCGGGGAGTTTGAGTTGCTTGAGCGAGCTGCAGATGAAATCTCCTTCTCCAGCAACTCTTCCTTCATCAGCACCCTCCTTCAAAGAGATCGCAGGCGTCTTTCCTCAACACCCATTAAATCTTCAAATCAATCTACGTCAGGCGTCAGAGACGCTCGTGTTCCAGGGGTGGGTCATACTGCACCAGTCCCTCCCTCAAACAATGTAATAACAAGAGACGGTGAAAAAGAACTGATGAGAGAGTTCTCTGAAGTGGAAGCTGATGCTAAAGACAAAGAGTTGCAAGCCTTTCCCGTTACATCCAATCCACCCATAAGCCACTGCTTTCAAGTGCCCACACTGCCTTATGATAAACGCACCTATCAGGATAGAGATGGAGCCAGCAGTCCAGAGGTCGACGATAGAAGTTCCTGTAACAATAAGGATTCCACTCTCATAGACTCAAGAGGCCAGTTAGAGTTTGATGACGATGATACCTGGAACGAACCTGAGGATGAGTCAAGCTCTCCTGTGCAGGAATCTCCGTCAGAGAGGACACTGAAAAGAAAAGTTGCCTTCTCTAAAGGGACAAAGGCAGTGAGTGTTAGTCCAGATGTTGAAAATGAGAACAAAGCTCCTCCCACATGCCCGTTGGTTTCAAAGATGTTTCCAGCGCTGAAGCCAAATGCCTCTCCTCCAGTGATGGTACAAGCACCACAGAACATCAACACAGAAGGGGCTG CTCAGTCCAGCTTGCTTCGTGAGCGCTTGGTGGAGCTGGAAACGGAAATCGAGAGGTTCAAACGTGAGAATGCAGCACTGACCAAACTAAAGCAGGAGAACCAGGAAGAAAGAGAAAATCTCAG GAAAGAGAGGGCCCAGTTTGAAAAGAAGAGGACAGAGGAGATTGCAAAGTGGGAGGAGTTTAAAAGGGAGGAGAACAAGAAACTGCTGCGTGAAAGGAAGCTTTTCGAAAAACACGCAGCGACTGTTCGAGCAAGACCTGACAAACAAGAACGAGATGAGATACAG GCTCTGAAGCAGCAGGTGAACGTGCTGCAGGAGGATTTACGCAAACGAGAGGCTCGATGGAGCAACACGCAGAATCGTCTCCGGCAGCAGGTGGACGCCTTGAGTTCAGAGAACACATCTCTCAGAGACCAGGTGCGAATGCTGGAGAAACTGCGACTCAGTGCGTGGAAGAATGGtgagaatgaaagagaaaaggaaaaaGGACGGTCTGGTGTGTCACACGGTAAAAGCGGTGCTGGATCCAAATGCACAGATTTGAAA AGTCCATCTCAGGGTTCAAAAAGCAACACCAGCAGGAAGGGAAGTCCAGAAACACAGAGCCCTCCCACAAGCTCAG CTTCTTGCTTTAAGCCAACGAAAGAGAATATTAGCTTCAAAAATGACCACAATCCAGCTGGAGGATCTGACGGAATGGTTACAACTGAGAGGAACAATGATGCTTTGCTGATTGACTCCATCCCCAACCCTGCTGCTGGTACTACTGGACACACAGAGCAAAAACAGGAAGAGATCACACATTCAGACAGCAAG ATAGAGAAAGTGCTTCCTGACGGAAGCAGACTCATTGTTTTCCCAAATGGCACGAGGAAAGAGCTCTCCGCAGACGGACAGACTGtcaaagtcatgttttttaatggGGATGTTAAACATTCAATGCCTGATCAAAGAGTG atttattacTATGCAGAAGCTCAGACCACACACATCACATATCCTAATGGTATGGAAGTACTTCAGTTTCCTAACAGTCAAACAG AGAAACACTTTCCAGATGGTCGTAAGGAAATCACTTTTCCGGATCAGACGGTTAAGAATCTTTATCCTGATGGTAGGGAGGAAAGTGTGCTAACAGATGGGACAATAATACAACTGAACCT AGATGGCAGTAAAGTGATCCAGTTTAACACAGGTCAGCAGGAAATTCACACTGCAGATTTTAAGAGGCGAGAGTATCCGGATGGCACAATAAAAACCATTTACTCAGATGGGCGGCAAGAGACACAATACCCAACAGGTCGTGTGCGCTTAAAGGATGCTCTGGGTCATATTATCATGGACACGAAGGCATAA